A window from Bacteroidota bacterium encodes these proteins:
- a CDS encoding (d)CMP kinase: MKEKKIIITIDGKSSCGKSTLAKQLAKKLGYIYVDSGAMYRAITLYFLRNHIDWTDKAEVKKALLNINIEFAYNGKKESSEIFLNGENVEYVIRDLVVAEKVSEVAAIKEVREFAVRQQQEMGRKKGIVMDGRDIGTTVFPKAELKIFMTADDTVRVERRFRELYAKNPNISIEEVKTNLELRDYIDSNREISPLRKANDAIELDNTSLTEAAQLEAALKMAHSKFS; the protein is encoded by the coding sequence ATGAAGGAAAAGAAAATTATAATTACAATTGACGGCAAAAGCAGTTGTGGTAAAAGCACTCTTGCCAAACAGCTTGCAAAAAAGCTGGGATATATTTATGTTGACAGCGGGGCTATGTATCGTGCCATAACTCTTTATTTTTTGAGAAATCATATTGACTGGACGGATAAAGCTGAAGTGAAAAAAGCCCTTCTTAATATTAATATTGAATTTGCCTATAACGGAAAGAAGGAGTCAAGTGAAATATTCCTGAATGGCGAAAACGTGGAGTATGTAATAAGAGACCTGGTGGTGGCAGAAAAAGTAAGTGAAGTGGCGGCGATAAAAGAAGTAAGAGAATTTGCTGTTCGGCAACAGCAGGAAATGGGCCGGAAAAAAGGAATTGTAATGGATGGAAGGGATATTGGCACAACTGTTTTTCCTAAAGCTGAACTCAAAATATTTATGACGGCCGATGATACGGTCAGGGTGGAGCGACGTTTCAGGGAATTATATGCTAAAAACCCAAATATTTCGATCGAGGAAGTAAAAACAAACCTTGAATTGAGAGATTATATTGACTCAAACCGTGAAATAAGTCCATTAAGGAAAGCAAATGACGCAATTGAGCTCGATAATACCAGCCTGACTGAGGCCGCACAGCTCGAAGCTGCGCTTAAAATGGCGCATAGTAAATTTTCTTAA
- a CDS encoding T9SS type A sorting domain-containing protein, which yields MKKFLLSIMTVVVFSTFSKTNAQCDVALSNVLVQIVSQSPGPGVNPCTVVVNVTFDLSYNNGATFVYINSYLAADYLALETTNPLAFVCGSAQTPARDAPNVGRLGDLISSPGKSFLDLGMDLSGGHGAVGVPITTRLLTQYLQDPLVDLNTVANSSKGAGVDSLTVTRAFVSGTTDHFTVSNLKLTIAAGCNTSDLDVSTDIWASNANSSSAKAQCYQCQARQSFADPLISGQKNCDLPRGFTLGIATTDPILDTVIYKVYIDMDNSGGLTAGDLLALTSTGIPLVLGTPYSSGVPIVLPPPYGNTAPYVNKGYVVVVEFPTPPVKNAVARYFPPALGCAALPVGMKSFNAKRSNRTNVNVSWETVSEQNSAGFVVERNVNGNWEQVADVPSQAVGGNSSSLLVYTVNDLNPAKGISQYRIRILDLDGVAKLSDIRSVRGEGQKGTTIVYPNPSNDGKVNVVFQGEFAKRDVTVQDMSGRIIKQWRNFTNNNIQIDNLTPGFYTIRIVDTETGEQNVEKVVVNNR from the coding sequence ATGAAAAAGTTTTTACTCTCTATTATGACTGTTGTGGTCTTTTCCACTTTCAGTAAAACTAATGCGCAATGCGACGTTGCACTAAGCAACGTTTTGGTCCAAATTGTATCACAATCACCTGGTCCTGGCGTAAACCCATGTACCGTTGTAGTAAACGTAACATTTGATTTGAGTTACAACAATGGCGCTACATTCGTTTATATTAATTCGTATTTAGCTGCAGATTATCTTGCTTTAGAAACGACAAATCCTCTTGCTTTTGTATGCGGTTCTGCGCAGACACCGGCCAGAGATGCTCCTAATGTTGGCAGGTTAGGAGATCTTATTTCATCACCTGGAAAATCATTCCTGGATCTAGGTATGGATTTGAGTGGAGGACACGGTGCAGTTGGGGTTCCAATTACAACGAGACTTCTTACACAATATCTGCAAGATCCTCTCGTAGATTTAAATACTGTTGCTAATTCCTCAAAGGGGGCAGGTGTCGACTCGCTTACAGTGACCAGAGCATTTGTAAGTGGCACTACAGACCATTTTACTGTCTCAAATCTTAAGCTAACAATCGCTGCGGGTTGTAATACTTCGGATCTTGATGTTTCTACTGATATTTGGGCTTCAAATGCGAACTCATCTTCAGCTAAAGCACAATGTTATCAATGTCAGGCAAGGCAGTCATTTGCTGATCCGTTAATCAGCGGACAAAAGAACTGTGATCTCCCACGTGGCTTTACACTTGGTATTGCTACTACTGACCCAATTCTGGATACTGTCATATACAAAGTTTATATAGATATGGATAACAGTGGTGGTTTAACAGCTGGTGATTTGTTGGCATTAACAAGTACCGGAATTCCACTTGTATTGGGTACTCCTTATTCAAGTGGTGTCCCAATTGTATTACCTCCTCCTTATGGTAATACGGCTCCTTATGTAAATAAAGGATATGTAGTTGTTGTGGAATTTCCAACTCCACCAGTTAAAAACGCCGTGGCTAGATATTTCCCGCCAGCTTTGGGTTGTGCAGCGTTACCTGTTGGCATGAAATCATTCAATGCTAAAAGATCAAACAGGACCAATGTAAATGTATCATGGGAAACTGTTTCTGAACAAAACTCTGCTGGCTTTGTTGTAGAAAGAAATGTAAATGGTAACTGGGAGCAGGTAGCTGATGTACCTAGCCAGGCAGTTGGTGGTAACAGCAGTAGCTTGCTTGTTTATACAGTGAATGATCTGAATCCTGCAAAAGGGATTTCACAATATCGTATTCGCATCCTTGACCTGGATGGTGTAGCTAAACTTTCAGACATCCGTTCAGTACGTGGTGAAGGTCAGAAAGGAACAACAATTGTTTACCCGAATCCTAGCAATGATGGAAAAGTAAATGTGGTGTTCCAGGGTGAATTTGCAAAACGTGATGTGACTGTCCAGGATATGAGTGGCCGTATTATTAAGCAATGGAGAAATTTTACGAATAACAATATTCAGATCGATAATCTGACACCTGGCTTCTATACCATCCGCATTGTAGACACCGAAACTGGTGAACAGAATGTAGAGAAGGTTGTAGTTAACAATCGTTAA
- a CDS encoding Crp/Fnr family transcriptional regulator, with product MKNKLLTGIIVLLAFSACNQKTETRVLVFSKTQGFRHSSIPNGKAALLKLGTENNWKVDTTEDASVFTEDNLKKYAAVIFLSTTGNVLNTYQETAFERYIQAGGGFVGIHSATDTEYDWIWYARMVGGNFESHPKPQEAKLIVTDKNHPSTKHLGDTWTKTDEWYNFKNMNKDVKVLLKIDETSYEGGKHNNDHPMAWYHDYDGGRAFYTELGHTEESYTDSVYLKHITGGIQYAIGENKKLDYANVKSQYPPDSTKISKTVLTKGEFYEPTEMTVLPNLDILIVQRRGEILLYKNETKELKQAGFLKVYFRSLKDTTVNAEEGLLGIAKDPNYAKNNHVFIFYSPADTSVNRLSRFTVKDDKIDMSSEKIVLQFYSQREICCHTGGSIAFGPDGLLYVSTGDNSTPFDQPKKPFVNRGFAPIDDRPGFEQYDARRTASNSNDLRGKIIRLKINEDGTYTIPDGNLFAKDQPNTKPEIYVMGNRNPYRISVDQKNSYLYWGEVGPDSDKDSFATRGPRGYDEINQARSAGYFGWPLFVGKNFPYYKYDYNTGKTGEKFDPLKPVNDSRNNTGIKELPAVAQPFIWYPYGNSPDFPQTATGGRTAMAGPVYYADLFPDKTRMPEYYNGKLFIYEWMRNWIKAVTLQPNGDFYRMEPFLENVKFAAPVDMELGPDGKLYILEYGTGWFSKNKDSGLSRIDFK from the coding sequence ATGAAAAATAAACTGTTGACAGGGATTATTGTACTCCTTGCTTTTTCCGCATGCAATCAAAAAACAGAAACAAGAGTACTGGTTTTTTCAAAAACACAGGGCTTCAGGCATAGTTCAATTCCAAATGGGAAAGCTGCTTTGCTTAAACTGGGTACTGAAAATAACTGGAAAGTAGATACAACAGAAGATGCATCTGTTTTCACAGAAGACAATTTAAAAAAATATGCTGCAGTTATTTTTCTGAGTACAACAGGAAATGTTTTAAATACATACCAGGAAACTGCATTTGAAAGATATATACAAGCCGGTGGCGGTTTTGTAGGCATTCATTCAGCTACCGATACAGAATACGATTGGATATGGTATGCACGAATGGTTGGCGGCAATTTTGAAAGTCATCCAAAACCGCAGGAAGCAAAATTAATTGTAACAGATAAAAACCATCCTTCAACAAAACATCTCGGTGATACCTGGACAAAAACTGATGAGTGGTACAATTTTAAAAACATGAATAAGGATGTGAAGGTTTTACTGAAGATAGATGAAACATCTTATGAAGGTGGTAAGCATAATAATGATCACCCTATGGCATGGTATCATGATTATGACGGCGGAAGGGCATTTTATACTGAATTAGGACATACTGAAGAATCTTATACAGATTCTGTTTACCTGAAACATATCACAGGCGGCATCCAATATGCCATTGGTGAAAATAAAAAACTGGATTATGCCAATGTAAAATCGCAATATCCTCCTGATTCAACTAAAATTTCAAAAACAGTTTTGACAAAAGGAGAATTCTATGAACCTACTGAAATGACCGTGCTACCCAATCTCGATATATTAATTGTTCAACGCCGTGGAGAGATCCTTCTTTATAAAAATGAAACCAAAGAATTAAAGCAGGCAGGTTTTCTGAAAGTTTATTTCCGTTCATTAAAAGACACTACTGTAAATGCTGAAGAAGGCTTGCTGGGTATTGCAAAAGACCCCAACTATGCAAAGAATAATCATGTTTTTATTTTTTATTCTCCTGCTGATACATCAGTAAACAGGTTGTCAAGATTTACAGTAAAGGATGACAAGATCGATATGAGCTCAGAAAAAATTGTTCTTCAATTCTATTCACAACGTGAGATCTGTTGTCATACCGGGGGCTCTATTGCATTTGGACCCGATGGATTATTGTATGTATCAACCGGCGATAACTCCACTCCTTTTGATCAGCCTAAGAAGCCATTTGTAAATCGTGGTTTTGCGCCTATTGATGACAGGCCCGGGTTTGAACAATATGACGCAAGAAGAACAGCATCCAATTCAAATGATCTTAGGGGAAAAATTATCCGCCTAAAAATTAATGAAGATGGAACTTATACAATTCCCGATGGAAATTTATTTGCAAAAGACCAACCGAATACCAAGCCTGAAATTTATGTAATGGGAAACCGTAACCCCTATCGCATTAGTGTTGATCAGAAAAACAGTTATTTATATTGGGGCGAAGTTGGGCCAGATTCAGATAAAGATAGTTTTGCTACCCGTGGACCCAGGGGATATGATGAAATTAACCAGGCCCGTAGCGCAGGTTATTTCGGCTGGCCTTTATTTGTCGGTAAAAATTTTCCATATTATAAATACGATTATAATACTGGCAAAACAGGAGAAAAGTTTGATCCGTTAAAACCGGTAAACGATTCAAGAAATAATACAGGTATAAAAGAATTGCCGGCAGTAGCACAGCCTTTTATCTGGTATCCTTATGGTAACTCTCCTGATTTTCCACAAACAGCTACCGGTGGAAGAACAGCAATGGCCGGACCCGTTTATTATGCAGATCTGTTTCCTGATAAAACAAGAATGCCTGAATATTATAATGGTAAACTTTTTATTTATGAATGGATGCGCAACTGGATAAAAGCTGTAACGCTTCAACCCAATGGTGATTTTTATCGAATGGAGCCTTTTTTGGAAAATGTAAAATTTGCAGCGCCTGTTGATATGGAATTAGGGCCTGATGGCAAATTATATATTCTTGAATATGGGACTGGTTGGTTTAGTAAGAATAAAGATTCAGGACTAAGCAGAATTGATTTTAAGTAA
- a CDS encoding YqgE/AlgH family protein — protein MIEPAPGILLIADPFLKDPNFLRTVVLLCEHKAEGSFGFVLNKQIENTLDEIIPDLEGHKFPVYYGGPVQMDTLHFIHQYPDIIPGSFEISKGIYWGGDFEMVIDMIKKKEIKPSKIRFYVGYSGWSGGQLDGELKEKSWLTVQAERKLIFHKNIDEIWKDSLKHLGGDFEMMINFPIDPQLN, from the coding sequence ATGATTGAACCGGCTCCCGGTATATTATTAATCGCTGATCCTTTTCTGAAAGACCCGAATTTTCTCAGGACTGTTGTTCTTTTGTGCGAACATAAAGCTGAGGGCAGCTTTGGTTTTGTATTAAATAAGCAAATTGAAAATACACTGGACGAGATCATCCCCGACCTGGAAGGTCATAAATTCCCGGTTTATTATGGCGGCCCGGTACAAATGGATACACTTCATTTTATTCACCAATACCCGGATATAATCCCTGGAAGTTTTGAAATATCAAAAGGTATTTATTGGGGTGGCGATTTTGAAATGGTGATAGATATGATTAAAAAGAAGGAAATAAAACCTTCGAAGATCCGGTTCTATGTTGGGTATAGCGGCTGGAGTGGCGGCCAGTTGGATGGTGAATTAAAAGAAAAAAGCTGGTTGACCGTACAGGCAGAACGCAAACTGATCTTTCATAAAAATATCGATGAGATCTGGAAAGATTCTCTCAAACATCTTGGCGGTGATTTTGAAATGATGATTAACTTCCCGATCGATCCACAGCTTAATTAA
- a CDS encoding HAMP domain-containing histidine kinase: MKKIYTIIFILISLSLAGIIIIQFLWIKNVRNVQEDRLKEKIDKAVEIVGEELKEYKGSISGTSKMGTGGMLDNFNIEYLKKSITVSQRFTVADLEIKMRAALKQVRLEDIPFEFGLATFNLRSNAVGHLERNSRNFVKVYWDSVNNYISPPQLIITPSGSAAENLSPDETFTVVIPNFKKLVYKSLSWSIIMAVFFTIVIITAFYLTVRTMLRQKKLSEIKNDFINNMTHEFKTPIATISLAVDALRNEKVMSDREKMGYFNSIIKEENQRMNRQVETILKASQLEKQEVELLLKPQHVHEVIKDVADNFTLQLNEKNGKVELDLNAKEDLIEADEVHFSNLVNNLIDNAVKYAKDNVPPEIKISTQSNGKHFIFQIDDNGIGMSKETLKRIFEKFYRAHTGNIHNVKGFGLGLSYVKTMVEAHGGEIKADSVPGRGSTFVIELPLKKATA, encoded by the coding sequence GTGAAAAAAATCTATACCATAATTTTTATACTCATCAGTCTTTCCCTTGCAGGTATCATTATCATTCAGTTTCTATGGATAAAGAATGTTAGAAATGTGCAAGAGGACAGGTTGAAAGAAAAAATTGATAAAGCCGTTGAAATTGTAGGGGAAGAACTAAAAGAGTATAAAGGCTCCATTTCTGGTACAAGCAAAATGGGTACAGGGGGCATGCTGGATAATTTTAATATTGAGTACTTAAAAAAATCTATTACAGTATCGCAGAGGTTTACGGTGGCTGATCTGGAAATAAAAATGAGAGCTGCACTAAAACAGGTTCGTTTAGAAGACATCCCATTTGAATTTGGCCTTGCAACTTTTAATCTGCGTTCTAATGCAGTCGGACATTTGGAAAGAAACTCAAGAAATTTTGTCAAGGTTTACTGGGATAGTGTAAATAATTATATAAGTCCGCCACAATTGATCATCACACCTAGCGGATCTGCAGCAGAAAATCTCAGTCCTGATGAAACATTTACTGTCGTTATTCCGAATTTTAAAAAGTTGGTTTATAAATCTCTTTCATGGAGTATTATAATGGCAGTATTCTTTACCATTGTTATCATTACTGCTTTTTACCTGACCGTGAGAACAATGCTGCGACAGAAAAAACTCAGTGAGATAAAAAATGATTTTATAAACAATATGACCCATGAGTTTAAGACCCCGATCGCCACTATTTCGCTTGCAGTAGATGCATTGCGAAACGAAAAGGTGATGAGTGATAGAGAGAAGATGGGTTATTTCAATAGTATTATCAAAGAGGAAAATCAGCGGATGAACCGACAGGTGGAAACGATATTAAAAGCATCCCAGTTGGAAAAACAGGAAGTAGAGCTTTTACTTAAACCCCAACATGTGCATGAGGTGATAAAGGATGTGGCTGATAATTTCACACTGCAGCTAAATGAGAAAAATGGTAAAGTAGAGCTTGATCTGAATGCAAAGGAAGATCTGATCGAAGCAGATGAAGTTCATTTTTCAAATCTTGTCAACAATCTTATTGATAATGCAGTAAAATATGCCAAGGATAATGTTCCTCCTGAAATTAAAATTTCGACGCAATCAAACGGAAAACATTTTATTTTTCAGATCGATGATAATGGAATTGGAATGTCGAAGGAGACACTGAAGCGAATTTTTGAAAAATTTTACCGGGCACATACCGGCAATATTCATAATGTAAAAGGATTTGGTTTGGGCCTGAGTTATGTAAAGACAATGGTAGAGGCTCATGGCGGCGAAATAAAGGCAGACAGTGTTCCCGGTCGTGGCAGCACATTTGTTATTGAACTGCCTTTGAAGAAAGCAACTGCTTAA
- a CDS encoding S-adenosylmethionine:tRNA ribosyltransferase-isomerase, with protein sequence MHPKNLSIKDFTYHLPEDKIAFHPLAERDSSKLLVYKNGTITGSVYKNLADFIPEDSLLIFNNTKVVEARLLFQKSSGGVIEIFCLEPHEQYPDITTAMMQHEKVLWKCLIGGASKWKHGQVLEKKIEDLDLQCRFVEKRTDCFIVEISWDSNLSFAEILHKAGAIPLPPYIKRKAEAEDSERYQTVYAKFDGSVAAPTAGLHFTPTIFEELRRKTIQTDFVTLHVSAGTFKPVKVEVMEKHEMHAEFIEVSKETIRHLLENLDKTIVAVGTTSLRTIESLYWLGVKSLEPGVRSEDPIAIGLEVTQWEPYEFYTKNIPAEEALNSLLKWMEKNKAGKLVTKTQIIIAPGYKPKIAKALITNFHQPQSTLLLLVSALIGDDWRKVYDYALENDFRFLSYGDGSIMFF encoded by the coding sequence ATGCATCCGAAAAATTTATCCATAAAGGATTTTACTTATCATTTACCCGAAGACAAGATTGCTTTCCATCCCTTAGCAGAAAGAGATAGTTCAAAATTGTTGGTTTATAAGAATGGAACTATCACTGGATCTGTTTACAAAAACCTTGCGGACTTCATTCCAGAAGATTCACTACTCATTTTTAATAACACAAAAGTTGTAGAAGCAAGATTACTTTTTCAAAAATCATCTGGTGGCGTCATTGAGATATTCTGCCTGGAACCTCATGAACAATATCCCGATATAACAACTGCTATGATGCAACATGAAAAGGTTTTATGGAAATGTTTAATTGGCGGTGCATCAAAATGGAAACATGGCCAGGTATTGGAGAAAAAAATTGAAGATCTAGATCTTCAATGTCGATTTGTTGAAAAAAGAACCGATTGCTTTATTGTAGAAATTTCCTGGGATTCAAATTTGAGTTTTGCTGAAATACTGCATAAAGCTGGAGCTATCCCTCTCCCACCTTATATAAAAAGAAAAGCAGAAGCAGAAGATTCAGAGAGATATCAAACTGTTTATGCAAAATTTGATGGCTCAGTGGCTGCTCCTACTGCAGGTTTGCATTTTACTCCGACTATTTTTGAAGAACTGAGAAGGAAAACTATTCAAACAGATTTTGTGACCCTTCATGTTAGTGCTGGCACATTCAAACCAGTGAAGGTTGAAGTAATGGAAAAACATGAAATGCATGCAGAGTTTATTGAGGTGTCTAAAGAAACAATCAGGCATTTACTTGAAAATCTTGATAAAACAATCGTAGCAGTCGGAACTACAAGTCTTAGAACGATAGAGAGTTTATATTGGCTGGGGGTTAAGAGTTTGGAGCCGGGAGTTAGGAGTGAGGATCCGATAGCTATCGGGTTGGAAGTCACTCAATGGGAACCTTATGAATTTTACACAAAAAACATTCCTGCAGAAGAAGCTCTTAATTCATTGTTGAAATGGATGGAGAAAAATAAAGCAGGTAAACTGGTTACTAAAACCCAAATTATAATTGCGCCAGGATATAAACCTAAAATTGCAAAAGCCCTGATCACAAATTTTCATCAACCACAATCAACTTTATTGTTACTTGTATCAGCTTTGATTGGCGATGATTGGAGGAAAGTATACGATTATGCTTTGGAGAATGACTTCCGGTTTCTCAGTTATGGTGATGGAAGTATAATGTTTTTTTAA
- a CDS encoding DUF3052 domain-containing protein: protein MATAGYSGTPLLKKLGIKPEMKLLLINQPDDYYKLIEVNLDEQLCKKNETPDLIHLFVQSQKEFLSEMKKMKSLIRKNTSITIWVSWYKKAKRIETDITEDVIRSYALQNNLVDVKVCAVSDIWSGLKLVVPVAKR, encoded by the coding sequence ATGGCAACTGCAGGATATTCCGGAACACCACTTTTAAAGAAACTCGGCATCAAGCCAGAGATGAAATTGCTGTTGATCAATCAGCCCGATGATTATTATAAACTAATTGAAGTAAATCTTGATGAACAATTATGCAAGAAGAATGAAACACCCGATTTGATTCATTTATTTGTACAATCTCAGAAAGAGTTTTTATCAGAGATGAAAAAAATGAAATCATTGATCAGGAAAAACACTTCAATTACAATTTGGGTTTCCTGGTATAAAAAAGCTAAAAGGATTGAAACTGATATTACTGAAGATGTAATAAGAAGCTATGCATTGCAAAATAATCTGGTAGATGTGAAAGTTTGCGCAGTAAGTGATATCTGGAGCGGATTGAAACTGGTTGTACCGGTTGCGAAACGTTAG
- the mraZ gene encoding division/cell wall cluster transcriptional repressor MraZ, with translation MTGFLGEFESTLDAKGRFLLPGGFKKQLEEGESLKFVINRGFEKCLSLYPVKNWEPLYNEINNLSDFDPKAREFKRMFLNGATIVEPDSAGRILVPPNLKQHAELEKDLVLMATGNKLEIWDSKNYKKFFDSYSPETFSNLAKDVMVKDKDKE, from the coding sequence ATGACAGGCTTTCTCGGAGAATTCGAATCAACACTGGACGCAAAGGGGCGTTTTCTTCTCCCGGGCGGTTTCAAAAAGCAGCTTGAGGAAGGAGAGTCGTTGAAGTTTGTTATCAACAGGGGTTTTGAAAAATGCTTGAGTCTTTACCCGGTTAAAAACTGGGAGCCGCTCTACAACGAAATAAATAACCTGAGCGATTTTGACCCGAAGGCCCGTGAGTTTAAAAGGATGTTTTTAAATGGTGCCACAATAGTTGAACCGGACAGTGCAGGAAGAATACTGGTGCCACCCAACCTGAAGCAACATGCAGAGCTCGAAAAAGATCTGGTACTGATGGCGACAGGTAACAAACTTGAAATATGGGATAGTAAGAATTATAAAAAGTTCTTTGACTCGTACTCCCCCGAAACATTCAGTAACCTGGCAAAAGACGTGATGGTAAAGGACAAGGATAAGGAGTAA
- the rsmH gene encoding 16S rRNA (cytosine(1402)-N(4))-methyltransferase RsmH: protein MEQHYHTPVLLNETIDALAIKPGGIYVDCTFGGGGHSKVILEKLSEKARPDDPVGRGKLIAFDQDITAKQNVPDDSRVLFVQQNFRHVARFLKLHNINEIDGLLADLGVSSHQFDEAERGFSFRFDAAMDMRMDQRQTLTAAEIIKTYNEQQLHKMFEQYGEVTNAKTLARTIVQVRNTAQLKTIDGFRNAIRGAVKGNPNKYFAQVFQAFRIEVNDEMGALKDLLTQIPKLLKPGGRAAIITFHSIEDRLVKNFFRRGTFDEPEENPFINDETVSELKVITKKPIVPTEKEMKQNPRSRSAKLRVTEKVNSE from the coding sequence TTGGAACAACACTATCATACGCCGGTCTTACTAAATGAAACGATTGATGCTTTGGCGATAAAACCCGGAGGCATTTATGTTGATTGCACATTCGGCGGCGGCGGACATTCGAAAGTGATTCTTGAAAAATTGAGCGAAAAAGCCCGCCCGGACGACCCGGTCGGACGGGGAAAACTGATCGCATTTGATCAGGATATAACTGCTAAACAAAATGTTCCCGATGATTCAAGAGTGTTGTTTGTACAACAAAACTTTCGTCATGTTGCCCGGTTCTTAAAGTTGCACAACATAAATGAGATTGATGGATTGCTTGCAGATCTTGGCGTAAGCAGTCACCAGTTTGATGAAGCAGAAAGAGGGTTTTCATTTCGTTTTGATGCGGCGATGGATATGCGGATGGATCAACGGCAAACATTGACAGCCGCAGAAATCATCAAAACGTATAATGAGCAGCAATTGCACAAAATGTTTGAGCAGTATGGCGAAGTGACAAACGCAAAAACTTTAGCCAGGACAATTGTTCAGGTCCGAAACACTGCACAGCTCAAAACGATCGACGGTTTCAGGAATGCAATCAGGGGGGCAGTGAAAGGAAATCCCAACAAGTACTTTGCCCAGGTATTTCAGGCTTTTCGAATTGAAGTGAATGATGAAATGGGAGCATTGAAAGACCTGTTGACGCAAATTCCAAAATTGCTGAAACCCGGGGGCAGAGCAGCCATCATTACGTTTCATTCCATTGAAGACAGATTGGTAAAGAATTTTTTTCGTCGCGGCACATTCGATGAGCCGGAAGAGAACCCGTTTATCAACGATGAAACGGTAAGTGAACTGAAAGTGATAACAAAGAAACCGATCGTACCCACCGAAAAAGAGATGAAACAAAATCCGAGATCAAGAAGTGCAAAGTTGAGAGTGACAGAGAAGGTGAATAGTGAATAG